TTCGCCAAAGGTCCCGCGCATTTCTTCGACGACGCACCGGAGGCGATCCGCGACAAGCTGCGCAACGACGTGCAGGCGCGCGTGGCCGAGACGATGAAAGCGGTCGGCATCGCCCGTCATTTTCCGGACGAGATCGTCTGGCTCGGCGAGCGCTCGCTCATGGCACTGTCGGCATTGCTGGGCAACAAGCGTTATCTGTTGGGCGATCGGCCGTGCGGCACAGACGCCACCGCATTCGCCGTGCTGGCGGGACTGCTTACGCCGTTTTTCGATTCCCCGCTCCGGCGGAGGGCAGAGACCTACACGAACCTGGTCGATTACACCGATCGCATGATGAGCGAGTATTTCGCAGACCATCCATGGAAACAGGCCATCGCGGCCTGATCGAATGACGCGAGTGGCTGCCGGTGTCAGCCGGCAGCGAAAGAGCTGGCGGGACGCTGCAATGCGGCGCTATGGAACGAACGAAGCCGCCAACTTCGGCGGCCTTTCCTGGGACGCTGTTCATGCTGGCCGCCGATTATGCCTTTTGGCTCGCCGTCGCATTCATTGTTGCGTGCAATTTCTATTACGGTCCGCGGATCAAGAGCGACCGCGTTGCGATGCAATGGGGGTTGGACGGAAAACCGACATGGCATGCGCCAAAGCAGATCGCGCTCTGGGGCACGGTCGCATTCGCGCTGATCGTGCGGCTGCTGATCTGGACGGCGATGACCTATGCACCATCCTGGACAAACAGTCCTGAAATCGGCCTGCTGTTGTTCTCGGTCGTGCTGGCGGCTGTCCACCTTTGGGTGTTGCGCGGAGCAGCGCAGGCAAAATAGACGGCGCCCGAAGCGATATTTCTGCCGAACCCGCGGCGAGAAATGGACGAGGAGCCTGATTATGCTGCGGCTGACCTGCGCAGCCGCGGCACTGCGAATTCCAGAAAGCTGCGCAGCTTGAGCGGCGGCCGTGTTTGCGCCGGATAAAGCACATGGATCGGCAGCGGCTCGACTTCGAAATCCTTCAGCACGATCTTCAGCCGCTTGTCCTTGATCGCCTGCGCCGCCTGATAGGACAACACTTGCGTGATGCCGACGCCGGCAATGGCAGCATCGAGCGCCGCCTCCGCGGTATTGACGGCAAGCCGCGCCTGCACCGGCACGTGACGAGTGGCACGCTTGTTCTTGGCTGCAAACATCCAGGATGAGCCTGACACCATGTTGCCGAAGGTGACGCAGGGCAGGGTGGCAAGATCGTCCGGCGTCTTCGGTGTGCGATGCGCGGCGAGAAAGTCCAGGCTCGCGCAGGCGACGCGGCGCACGAAGCCGACGCGCGTCGCCACCATGCTGCTGTCGGACAGCGCACCGATCCGCACCGCCACGTCGATATGATCGTCGATCAGGTCCGCGTTGCGATCCGACAGCACCATCTGCACGTTGATGTCCGGGAATGTCGCCAGGAAATCGTTGACCGCCGGAAGCACGTGCAATCGCCCGAACACGATCGGCGCGGCGATGATGAGGTCGCCCTTTGGCGAGACATATTCGCCGGACGCCGCACGTTCAGCCTCGCCCACCTGTTCGAGAATGTTTTTGCACGCGGCGAGATAGGCGGCGCCGGCATCGGTCAGCGCCAGCTTGCGTGTCGAGCGGACCAGCAGACGGGTGTTCAGATGTGCTTCGAGATCGGCGACCTTGCGGCTGACCGTTGGTAGCGGCACGCCGAGCTTGCGGCTGGCCGCTGAAAAACTGCCGGCTTCGACAGCGGCGATGAAGATCGACATGGCGTCGAGGCGGTCCATGTATCTCTCATGTTTCGAGAGGATAATTACCGAAAATAACAGATTATGCATTTGTTCGGTAGGGGTTATGTCGGGTTGGCCTCGAATGGAGTGCCATCATGTCCTACGGATTTCTCGACATCGCCGTCACGCCCAGTGTGAAAGCAGCCCAGGAAGCCAATGGCGCAGCAGAGCTCTGGTCCGATTTCAAAGGCAACCGCACGTTCGACCGCTTCACGGACAACGAGGCCACGTTCATTGCCGAACGCGACAGCTTCTACATGGCGACGGCGTCGGAAACCGGCTGGCCCTATGTGCAGCATCGCGGCGGGCCGAAGGGCTTTCTGCGCATGCTCGACGACAGGACGCTCGCCTTCGCCGATTTCCGCGGCAACCGCCAGTATATCAGTGTCGGCAATCTCGCAGCCGATAATCGCGCATCTCTGTTCCTGATGGATTATGCCGGCCGCCGCCGTCTGAAAATCTACGCGCGGATCGAAACCAGAAGCCTGAACGATGATCCCGCGCTGACGCAAGCGGTCGCAACGTCCGGCTATCGGGCCAAGGCGGAGCGGGTGATGCTGCTGCATCTCGAAGCGTTCGACTGGAATTGCCCGCAATTCATCACGCCGCGCTTTACGGAAAGCGAAATTGCCGAAGCCCTGGCGCCGGTCAACCAACGTCTCGAACAGCTCGAGGCGGAGAACAGGATGCTACGGGATAAGCTTGCGGCCGGCGCGAGTGACGCTCCGATGAAAGAGTCACGATAGGGCGTTGCGCCTCACGCTCGCGCGCCGGCGGTGACAGCCGTCCTTTCAGGATGATCGCACACGCGCATCCGCCTTCTGCGGCTGCGCAAAATTTTGCGCGCACCAATCACTATTCTCATCGCCTGAAATCGGCGTCTTGACGAGCCGCCGCCGGCCGTGTTTTAACCTCCCACAAATGCGAAAAATTCTTCGCAATCCGAAAAAAGGGAGAGGCGCCTTGCCGCCGAAACAGGCCAAATCCTTGCTGACCAAGCCCGCGAAAGCGCGCGGCGCATCCGGCGCCGGCTCGGCCAAGGCCGCTGCTTCGGACAAGGATCAACGCAATTCGGTGCAATCGCTCGCCAAGGGCTTCCGCATTCTGGAAAGTTTTTCGAGCGGCGCCGAAGAGATGACGCTCAGCGAGATCGCGGATGTGTCCGATCTCGATCCGGGTACGACCTTCCGCATGCTCAACACGTTGGTGTCGCTCGGCTATGTGTCGCGCATTCCCGACAGCAAACGTTTCGCGCTGACGTTGAAGGTGCTCGATCTCGGTTTCCATGCCATCGGCCGCAAGGATCTGCGCGCCATGGTGCGGCCGACCCTGCGCTCACTGGTCGACGAAGTGAGCGAAGCGGCGAGTTTCGGCGTGCTCGAAGGCGGCGATGTTCTCTATATCGAGCGGGTGCGCGCGGGCTTCACGCGGCTTGGCGTCGATATCCGCATCGGCACGCGCATTCCGGCCAGCATCTCGTCGATCGGCCAGGCGATCCTCGCCTTTCTGCCCGAGCAAAAGCTGAAGGCAACACTGGAGGCGCAACCGGCACAGGAAAACTTCATCGTGCCGCCGATCACGCGCGCACGGCTTCTGCCGAAGCTTGATCGCATCCGCAGCGACGGTTTTGTTGTCGAGGATTCGGTGATCACCGCGGGTCTTCGCATTCTGGCGGCGCCGGTGCTTGATCCCGACGGCTTTGCGCTTGGCGCCATCAGCATCGCGGCGCCGGCCGTGCGCAGTTCCGCCGATGATTTGCGCAAGCGCGCGCTCGAGCCGTTGCGCATCGCCGCCCACAATGTCGCGCGCGCCCTGGAGGCGGGCGGCACCACCGTTTCATCCTGAAACCCAAAGCACACAAAAGGGAGTAAACGTTATGGCTTGGGAATACCGTGGCATTCTGCCGGCATTGCAATTGCCGTTCGATCAGAATCTCGACATCGACGAAGCGGAGATGCGCCGCTTCGCGGAGTGGCTGGTCAGCCACAAGGGAATCGGCGGCCTTGTCACCAACGGTCATACCGGTGAAGTCTTCGCGCTGACCGCAAAGCAACGCGCGCAGGCGACGCGTCTCGCGGCGGAAGCTGCGAAGGGCAAAGTGCCGGTCGTCTCGGGCATCTGCTGCGAGGGCATCAGCGAAGCGGTCGAGCACGCGGTGATGGCGCGCGAGGCTGGTGCCAGCGCGCTCTTGCTGATGCCGCCACATGGGTGGTTGCGTTTCGGCATGACCCAGCCCGACAACGTCGTCGATTATTTTACGGCGGTCGGCAAGGGCTCGGGTCTCGACATCATCGTCCACATCTATCCGTCCTGGACGCGCGCGTCTTACAGTTTCGAAACGCTGGCGGCGCTGGCCAAACTTCCCTGGGTGAAATCGATGAAGGTCGGCACCCGCGACATGAACAAATATGCGCGCGATCTGCGCGTCATCAAGGAAGCCGATCCGTCGGTCACGGTGCTGACCTGTCACGACGAATATCTGCTGCCGACGATGGTGCAGGGCGTCGATGGGGCATTGGTCGGCTTTGCCTCGTTCATCCCGCAGATGATCATCGATCTTTATGCGGCAGTGCAGGCCGGCGATCTCAAGACAGCGGCCGCGCTGCAGGAGCGCATCAATCCGCTGAAGGATGTCGTCTATGGCGGCGGCGAGCCGACCGGCAACGCGCACGCCCGCATGAAGATGGCGATGTATCTCGCCGGCATTCTCAAGTCGCCGACGGTGCAGCCGCCGACGAAACTTCCGGTCGGCGCCGAATTGCAGGCGATCAAGGACGCGGTTCGCAACGCGGGCATGATGCAACGCGAGGCGGCCTAACCCGACAGGCGGCGGGTGTGGCATCCGACGATGCCGCGCCCGTCAGCCACAAAGATCGGGACAGCCATAATCAACAACGGGAGGAGAAATATGCTCAGGCGACGTGAGTTTGTCGTGTCTTCGCTGGCCCTGCTCGGTGGCGCTTTGCCGGCCGGCCATGCCTTCGCGCAGAAGGATTATCCGAACAGGCCCATTCGTCTCGTCGTTCCTTTCGCGGCCGGCGGCGGGGTCGATGTCTTCGCGCGCGTGCTGGCCGAAAAGCTGAAGGAGACAAAGGGCTACACTGTCGTCGTTGAAAACCGTGGCGGCGCCAATGGTGCGGTCGGCGGCGGTGCAGTGAAGCAAGCCGATCCGGACGGCTACACGCTGCTGTTCTCGGCGGCGACGCATCTGATGGCGCAGCAGGTGATGAAGAATGCGCCCTACGATCCGATCGCCGATTTCACCTCGATCGCGCGTGTCGGCGAAGCGCCGATGCTGCTGGTGATGTCGCCGAAGCTGCCGCAAAAGACGATTGCTGAAGTCGTCGCTGATGCAAAGAAGCAGCCGGACAAGTGGACCTTCGCCACGGCGGCGCTCGGTGCGCCGGGACATCTCGCAACCGTGGCGTTCAACCGGCTGGCCGGGTTGAAGCTCATGATCATTCCTTATCGCGGCACCGCTCCGGGATTGACCGATGTTGCCGCAGGCAATGTGCAGTTGATGATCGATCCGGTGCTGGCGTTGTTGCCGATGGCGCAGGGTGGACAGGTGAGAGGGCTGGCGGTCACGTCGGCCAAGCGCAGTGCGCTCGCACCCGATATCCCGACGGCGGCGGAGAGCGGTCTGCCCGGTCTCGAACAAGCCACCTGGTATGGCGTCTGGGGTCCGAAAGGCATGCCGGCCGACATCGTCACGACCCTGAATGCCGCGATCAATGAATCGATCAAGGCGCTCGCGCAGGAAGGCCGTCTCGCCAAACTCGGCATCGAGCCGGTGACGGAAACGCCAGCGCAATTTCTGGAGTTTTCGAAGAAGGATCTCGCCCGCAACACTGAGTTGTTGAAGTCGGTCGGCTTCCAGCCGGTCTGAACAATCCGGGTCAAAGAAAGCCACGATGCGCGATGGAGCGCATCGTGGCTTTCTTGCGAATGCGCTCGTTCCCGCCGATCCAACTTTGCGCCAGATCAAGCCGCCAGCCAAGGACTGTGCTTTTCTGTCTCTCCGAACAGACAGGAAAGGCAGAATCATGCAGAACTTCGAAAAGATCGTCGCAGATCTGAAGCAGGCGCGCGATGAAGCGCGCGTCAAGGCGCATCTGGGCTCGATGGCGGTTCAGGACGAGTGGCAGAAATTGGAGCATCGCTGGCAGGATTTCGAGGCGAAGGCACAGCTTGACCGCACCGCCAAGGATGTCGGCGCGGCCGTCTCGTTGCTCGCCTCCGAACTGAAATCAGCCTACGAGCGCATCAGCAAGGCCGTATAGGCATGGCCGGCAGGACCATGGAACAGGAGCTGGAAGCGTTGCGGCGAGAGCTGTCGCCAGTTCCGGTCATGGAGGATGACGGCGGCGGCCCTGCATCCGTTGACGATGTGTATGTCGACAATGACATGCGCAGCGAGATCGAGCGCGTCGTGCGGGAATTACAGACACATCTGACCGACGCCGTCGATGACGCCGAACAGGCCGTGTCGGATCATCCGGTGGCGGCGGTCGCTGCCGCCTTCCTGCTCGGCATTGCCGTCGGCGGTCTGCTCATGCGAATAGGAACGAGATGATCATGGACCGTTTCATCAACAACCTGCGTGTTCTCTGGCGGGCCGACAGCGCCATCGCCGATATCCGCCTGCGTCATGCGCTGGCGCGGTCCGGCTTCAATGCCGCTGCGGCTTTGATCGCCCTGTTCGGCCTGCTGATGCTGGAACTGGCGGCTTATTTCGCATTGCTGCAGGTGTGGGGTGCGATCGCATCAGCCGTGACACTGGGGCTGATCAATTTCGCCGTCGCCGGCATATTGTTTCTGATTGCCTCACGCCAGAAGCCGGGCCGCGAACTTGAGCTGGCGAACGAGATTCACAACTCGGCGATGCAGGCCTTGCAGGCCGATGCACGGCTTCTGCAATCCGAAGTGGCGGCATTCGGCAACGCGGTGAAGCATCCGATGGATTCTGCCCTCGGCGCGTTGCCGACCTTGATCGTGCCGCTGGCGAGCGTGTTGATCAACACGCTCAAGAAGCCGAAAAGCGAAGCGAAATAGTGAGAGCATGATTTTCCGAAAGGATCATGCTCAAACTAACTAAGCTTTCTTCGCCCGCTCGATCGCGTCGATCACGAGTTGTTCGGCGCCCTCGGCATCGAGCCAGTTCACGATCGTGACCCATTTGCCCTTTTCCAGATCCTTGTAGTGCTGGAAGAAGTGGGCGATCTGCTCGCACATGATCTGCGGCAGGTCCTTATAGCTCTGCACGCCGTTATAGAATGGATGCAGCGCATCCACCGGCACTGCGAGAATCTTCTCGTCGCCGCCGGCTTCGTCTTCCATCACCAACGCGCCGACGGGACGGCAGCGGATCACGGCGCCGGGCACCACCGGCACCTGGCTGACCACCATGACGTCGCATGGGTCGCCGTCGGCGGAGAGCGTCTGCGGGATGAATCCGTAGTTACCGGGATAGAACATCGCCGTATGCAGGAAGCGGTCGACGAACAACGCACCCGAACTTTTATCGATCTCGTATTTCACCGGCACGCCGCCGAGCGGGATCTCGATCACCGCATGAATATCCTTCGGCGGGTTGCGTCCCGATGAAATGCTCGAAATGTCCATTGATCGCTCCTGGCCGGTCCCGATCTCGCGGGGCCGGACGATACCGTCTGCAAATTTTGCCCACCGTCCTGCAGGTATAATGTCACGCGCTTGATGTTGGGCGGGCTCATCGAACACAACGCGTGGTGCATTGCAACACAGAATTTCGAACGATGAAAAAGAGGCAGACGCTGGGCGATTTTCCGCAATAGACTTCCTGAACGCAGGCCGCGGATCAAAGAGCCTGCATCAGGAAGGAGATGCCATGATCACCCAGCCTCCGGCGCGGGGATTTCTCGCGCTCTGCTCGTTTTCCATTCTGTTGACCGGACTTGTATCGACCGGACCTGTGTCGACCGGACCCGCAGCGGCCGCCGACGTCGATGGTGCCCGCATCGTCAATGCCGACAAGCAGCCGGGCAATTGGTTAAGCCACGGCCGCACCTATTCCGAGCAGCGCTTCAGCCCGCTCAAGCAGATCGATGCCAGCAATATCGGTCAGCTCGGTCTCGCATGGTCGCATGAGATCAAGAGCCGGACCGCGCGCGGGCTCGAGGCGACGCCGATTGTGGTGGATGGTGTCATGTACACCAGCGGAGCCTGGAGCCATGTGCTCGCGCTGGATGCGGGGACCGGCAAACTGCTCTGGGAGTTCGATCCGCAAGTCCCAGGTCAGTATGCCGCCAAGGGCTGCTGCGATGTGGTCAATCGCGGCGTTGCCGTCTGGGGCGGCAAGGTTTTTGTCGGCACCTATGATGGCCGTCTGATCGCGCTCGATGCCAAGACCGGCAACAAGGTGTGGGAGACGCTCACCGTCGATCAGAGCAAGGACTACACCATCACCGGCGCGCCGCGCATCGTCAAAGGCAAGGTCATCATCGGCAATGGCGGCGCGGAATTCGGCGTGCGCGGCTATGTCTCCGCCTATGACGCCGACAACGGCAAGATGCTGTGGCGCTTCTACACCGTTCCCGGCAATCCGAAAGAGCCGTTCGAAAGCAAGACCGTCGAGATGATCGCCAAGACCTGGGCCGGCGACTGGTGGAAATATGGTGGCGGCGGCACGGTCTGGGATTCGATGGCTTACGATCCCGATCTCGATCTCTTCTATATCGGCGTCGGCAACGGCTCGCCGTGGAATTACAAAATCCGCAGCGACGGGCAGGGAGACAATCTCTTCCTGACGTCCATTGTCGCGCTCCGTCCCGATACCGGAGAATATGTCTGGCATTACCAGACCGTGCCCGGCGAGGACTGGGACTATACGGCGACCCAGCACATGATCCTCGCCGATCTGCAGATCGGCGGACAGACCCGCAAGGTCATCATGCAGGCGCCGAAGAACGGCTTCTTCTACGTCCTCGATCGCGCCACCGGTGAATTCATTTCGGGCGACGCCTACGCGACCGTCACCTGGGCGAAAGGCATCGATCCGAAAACCGGCCGGCCGATCGAAAATCCGGATGCGCGGCACAGCACCATCGGCAAGCCGGGCGTTTATCTGCCGGGACCGGGCGGCGCGCATAACTGGCATCCGATGAGCTACAGCCCGCAGACCGGATATGTCTACATCCCGGTGATCGAGGCGGGCTTCCCTTATATCCCGATCGATCCAAAGGCGTTTGTGCAGCGGCCCGGTGTCGTCTGGAATCTCGGCATCGATCCGGTGAAGGCGGCCATGCCGGAAGACGAGGCGATCCGCAAGGCGATCCGCGCATCGAGCGTTGGCAAGCTGGTGGCGTGGGATCCGGTCGCGCGCAAGCCGGCCTGGACCGTCGATCATCCGCTCGCATGGAACGGCGGTCTGCTCTCGACCGCGGGCGGTCTCGTCTTCCAGGGCAACGGCAAAGGCTATTTCGTTGCCTATGATGCCGCGAACGGTAAGAAGCTTTGGGATTTCCACGCCCAGACCGGCATCATCGCTGCGCCCGTCACCTATGAAGTGAACGGCGAACAATATGTCACCGTGTCGGC
The genomic region above belongs to Pseudorhodoplanes sinuspersici and contains:
- a CDS encoding PQQ-dependent dehydrogenase, methanol/ethanol family — protein: MITQPPARGFLALCSFSILLTGLVSTGPVSTGPAAAADVDGARIVNADKQPGNWLSHGRTYSEQRFSPLKQIDASNIGQLGLAWSHEIKSRTARGLEATPIVVDGVMYTSGAWSHVLALDAGTGKLLWEFDPQVPGQYAAKGCCDVVNRGVAVWGGKVFVGTYDGRLIALDAKTGNKVWETLTVDQSKDYTITGAPRIVKGKVIIGNGGAEFGVRGYVSAYDADNGKMLWRFYTVPGNPKEPFESKTVEMIAKTWAGDWWKYGGGGTVWDSMAYDPDLDLFYIGVGNGSPWNYKIRSDGQGDNLFLTSIVALRPDTGEYVWHYQTVPGEDWDYTATQHMILADLQIGGQTRKVIMQAPKNGFFYVLDRATGEFISGDAYATVTWAKGIDPKTGRPIENPDARHSTIGKPGVYLPGPGGAHNWHPMSYSPQTGYVYIPVIEAGFPYIPIDPKAFVQRPGVVWNLGIDPVKAAMPEDEAIRKAIRASSVGKLVAWDPVARKPAWTVDHPLAWNGGLLSTAGGLVFQGNGKGYFVAYDAANGKKLWDFHAQTGIIAAPVTYEVNGEQYVTVSAGWGGAIPLLAGELVQEAARGGTNRILTFKIGAKGTLPALPTVARVIDPPAMTAPQEVVDMGRAHYQQYCAGCHGDTVASGGVVPDLRYSQTLPHADAWKAIVLDGAMVRNGMVSFATYLKPDDVEALRAYVIKRAHDQKATLATAK
- a CDS encoding pyridoxamine 5'-phosphate oxidase family protein, producing MSYGFLDIAVTPSVKAAQEANGAAELWSDFKGNRTFDRFTDNEATFIAERDSFYMATASETGWPYVQHRGGPKGFLRMLDDRTLAFADFRGNRQYISVGNLAADNRASLFLMDYAGRRRLKIYARIETRSLNDDPALTQAVATSGYRAKAERVMLLHLEAFDWNCPQFITPRFTESEIAEALAPVNQRLEQLEAENRMLRDKLAAGASDAPMKESR
- a CDS encoding IclR family transcriptional regulator; this encodes MPPKQAKSLLTKPAKARGASGAGSAKAAASDKDQRNSVQSLAKGFRILESFSSGAEEMTLSEIADVSDLDPGTTFRMLNTLVSLGYVSRIPDSKRFALTLKVLDLGFHAIGRKDLRAMVRPTLRSLVDEVSEAASFGVLEGGDVLYIERVRAGFTRLGVDIRIGTRIPASISSIGQAILAFLPEQKLKATLEAQPAQENFIVPPITRARLLPKLDRIRSDGFVVEDSVITAGLRILAAPVLDPDGFALGAISIAAPAVRSSADDLRKRALEPLRIAAHNVARALEAGGTTVSS
- a CDS encoding Bug family tripartite tricarboxylate transporter substrate binding protein, coding for MLRRREFVVSSLALLGGALPAGHAFAQKDYPNRPIRLVVPFAAGGGVDVFARVLAEKLKETKGYTVVVENRGGANGAVGGGAVKQADPDGYTLLFSAATHLMAQQVMKNAPYDPIADFTSIARVGEAPMLLVMSPKLPQKTIAEVVADAKKQPDKWTFATAALGAPGHLATVAFNRLAGLKLMIIPYRGTAPGLTDVAAGNVQLMIDPVLALLPMAQGGQVRGLAVTSAKRSALAPDIPTAAESGLPGLEQATWYGVWGPKGMPADIVTTLNAAINESIKALAQEGRLAKLGIEPVTETPAQFLEFSKKDLARNTELLKSVGFQPV
- the ppa gene encoding inorganic diphosphatase encodes the protein MDISSISSGRNPPKDIHAVIEIPLGGVPVKYEIDKSSGALFVDRFLHTAMFYPGNYGFIPQTLSADGDPCDVMVVSQVPVVPGAVIRCRPVGALVMEDEAGGDEKILAVPVDALHPFYNGVQSYKDLPQIMCEQIAHFFQHYKDLEKGKWVTIVNWLDAEGAEQLVIDAIERAKKA
- a CDS encoding glutathione S-transferase family protein: MAPQTSTTASTITLHGFGPGFGLPEISPYCTKAEVHLKMAGLPYRKEKAMPDASPKGQLPFIEDAGVQIADTTFIRAHIENKYGFDFDRGLDATGRAQAWAIERMLENQLGWAAGYFRWLVPVNFAKGPAHFFDDAPEAIRDKLRNDVQARVAETMKAVGIARHFPDEIVWLGERSLMALSALLGNKRYLLGDRPCGTDATAFAVLAGLLTPFFDSPLRRRAETYTNLVDYTDRMMSEYFADHPWKQAIAA
- a CDS encoding phage holin family protein, producing MDRFINNLRVLWRADSAIADIRLRHALARSGFNAAAALIALFGLLMLELAAYFALLQVWGAIASAVTLGLINFAVAGILFLIASRQKPGRELELANEIHNSAMQALQADARLLQSEVAAFGNAVKHPMDSALGALPTLIVPLASVLINTLKKPKSEAK
- a CDS encoding dihydrodipicolinate synthase family protein, yielding MAWEYRGILPALQLPFDQNLDIDEAEMRRFAEWLVSHKGIGGLVTNGHTGEVFALTAKQRAQATRLAAEAAKGKVPVVSGICCEGISEAVEHAVMAREAGASALLLMPPHGWLRFGMTQPDNVVDYFTAVGKGSGLDIIVHIYPSWTRASYSFETLAALAKLPWVKSMKVGTRDMNKYARDLRVIKEADPSVTVLTCHDEYLLPTMVQGVDGALVGFASFIPQMIIDLYAAVQAGDLKTAAALQERINPLKDVVYGGGEPTGNAHARMKMAMYLAGILKSPTVQPPTKLPVGAELQAIKDAVRNAGMMQREAA
- a CDS encoding LysR family transcriptional regulator, coding for MDRLDAMSIFIAAVEAGSFSAASRKLGVPLPTVSRKVADLEAHLNTRLLVRSTRKLALTDAGAAYLAACKNILEQVGEAERAASGEYVSPKGDLIIAAPIVFGRLHVLPAVNDFLATFPDINVQMVLSDRNADLIDDHIDVAVRIGALSDSSMVATRVGFVRRVACASLDFLAAHRTPKTPDDLATLPCVTFGNMVSGSSWMFAAKNKRATRHVPVQARLAVNTAEAALDAAIAGVGITQVLSYQAAQAIKDKRLKIVLKDFEVEPLPIHVLYPAQTRPPLKLRSFLEFAVPRLRRSAAA